Proteins encoded in a region of the Pseudomonas viciae genome:
- a CDS encoding efflux transporter outer membrane subunit, with protein sequence MIRKALRTRLSLVLLAMSLAGCASYSGLKTEGVSLEAQSLKAGQSLNGVTLSPASWPKSDWWKSLGDPQLDDLIREALRDSPDMQIASARVHQASAAAYAANAARMPTLDASGSVSRSRLARDQDPQGQGGAYSTLRSLSVDFNYNFDLWGGQRAAWEAALGQARAAEVDRQAAQLTLAADVARAYSDLGQAHIIYDLAAEDLKRTRQMLDLGKRRLNAGIDSEYQFQQTESLEASADASRIDAEKRLQSAKIALAVLLGKGPDRGNEIARPNVLQASAVALPSNLPAELLGRRPDLVAARWRVEAAGKDIEAGKTNFYPNLNLSAAAGVQSLLGDAMFGSASRFFNVAPTVSLPIFDGGRLRADLDARDADYDLAVAQYNKSLVKALGDVSDTINQLRDIARQIGAQQHATDIAQNSYDTVVQRYGSGIGNYLDVLSIEQQLLQSQRQLANLNAEQIDLSIQLMQALGGGFQAETLASATPAATPPNN encoded by the coding sequence ATGATTCGTAAAGCCTTGCGTACCCGATTGAGCCTGGTGTTGTTGGCCATGAGCCTGGCCGGCTGTGCCAGCTACAGCGGCCTGAAGACCGAAGGCGTTAGTCTGGAGGCCCAGAGCCTCAAGGCCGGACAATCCCTGAACGGTGTCACGCTGTCGCCGGCTTCATGGCCGAAAAGCGACTGGTGGAAAAGCCTCGGCGACCCACAACTCGATGACCTGATCCGCGAGGCCCTGCGTGATAGCCCGGACATGCAGATCGCCAGCGCCCGAGTGCATCAGGCCAGTGCCGCAGCCTACGCCGCCAATGCGGCGCGCATGCCGACCCTGGATGCCAGCGGCAGTGTCAGCCGTTCGCGCCTGGCCCGCGACCAGGACCCGCAAGGGCAGGGCGGGGCCTACAGCACCCTGCGTTCGCTGAGTGTGGATTTCAATTACAACTTCGACCTCTGGGGTGGCCAGCGCGCCGCCTGGGAAGCTGCCCTGGGCCAGGCCCGCGCCGCCGAAGTCGATCGCCAGGCCGCGCAACTGACCCTGGCCGCCGACGTGGCCCGGGCCTACAGCGACCTCGGCCAGGCCCACATCATCTATGACCTGGCCGCCGAAGACCTCAAGCGCACCCGGCAAATGCTCGACCTGGGCAAGCGCCGCCTCAACGCCGGGATCGACAGCGAGTATCAGTTCCAACAGACCGAAAGCCTGGAAGCCAGCGCCGACGCGAGCCGCATTGATGCAGAGAAACGCCTGCAAAGCGCCAAGATCGCCCTGGCGGTGCTGCTGGGCAAGGGCCCGGATCGCGGTAACGAAATCGCCCGGCCCAACGTGCTGCAAGCCAGCGCGGTCGCCTTGCCGTCGAATCTGCCGGCCGAGTTACTGGGACGGCGTCCGGACCTGGTCGCGGCGCGCTGGCGGGTCGAGGCGGCCGGCAAGGACATCGAGGCCGGCAAGACCAACTTCTACCCCAACCTCAACCTGAGCGCGGCGGCGGGGGTGCAGTCGTTGCTGGGGGACGCGATGTTTGGTTCCGCCAGCCGCTTCTTCAACGTGGCACCGACCGTGTCGCTGCCGATCTTCGATGGCGGCCGCCTGCGGGCGGACCTGGATGCCCGGGACGCTGATTACGACCTGGCGGTGGCGCAATACAACAAGAGTCTGGTCAAGGCCCTTGGGGATGTCAGCGACACCATTAACCAGTTGCGTGACATCGCCCGGCAGATTGGCGCCCAGCAACATGCCACCGACATCGCCCAGAACTCTTACGACACCGTGGTCCAGCGCTACGGCTCAGGCATCGGTAATTACCTGGACGTGCTGAGCATCGAGCAGCAACTGCTGCAGTCCCAGCGCCAACTGGCGAACCTGAATGCCGAACAGATCGATTTGTCGATCCAGCTGATGCAGGCCCTGGGTGGTGGCTTCCAGGCCGAGACCCTGGCTTCGGCCACGCCGGCCGCCACCCCGCCGAATAACTGA
- a CDS encoding HlyD family efflux transporter periplasmic adaptor subunit — protein MATAETTQSENAQDSGNPRKRKVMLVTLALIVILSCLGVWAWHELYGRWSESTDDAYVNGNVVEITPLVTGTVVSIGADDGDLVREGQVLVQFDPNDAQVGLQSAQANLARTVRQVRGLYSNVDGMRAQVNAQEAEVQKAQENYNRRKNLAAGGAISQEELSHARDDLTSAQNALANARQQLKTTSALVDDTVVSSHPDVQSAAAQLRQAYLANARSTLIAPVTGYVAKRTVQLGQRVQPGTALMAVIPLDQLWIDANFKETQLRDMRIGQPVDIETDLYGSDVKYSGTIDSLGAGTGSAFALLPAQNATGNWIKIVQRVPVRIHVNAEELAKHPLRVGLSTLVSVNLHDQSGPVLAQQPPQKASFSTQVYDRQLADADAMITRLIHENSAVASKTAQR, from the coding sequence ATGGCTACTGCCGAAACGACTCAATCCGAAAATGCCCAAGACAGCGGCAATCCACGCAAGCGCAAGGTCATGTTGGTGACACTGGCACTGATCGTCATTCTCTCGTGCCTGGGCGTCTGGGCCTGGCACGAACTGTACGGTCGCTGGAGCGAAAGCACCGACGATGCCTATGTGAACGGCAACGTGGTGGAGATCACGCCGCTGGTCACCGGCACCGTGGTGAGCATTGGCGCCGACGACGGTGATCTGGTGCGTGAAGGCCAGGTGCTGGTGCAGTTCGATCCCAACGATGCCCAGGTCGGGTTGCAAAGTGCCCAGGCCAACCTGGCCCGCACCGTGCGCCAGGTGCGTGGCTTGTACAGCAACGTCGATGGCATGCGCGCGCAGGTCAATGCACAAGAGGCCGAAGTGCAGAAAGCCCAGGAGAACTACAACCGGCGCAAAAATCTCGCGGCTGGCGGGGCGATCTCCCAGGAAGAACTGTCCCACGCCCGGGATGACCTGACCTCGGCGCAGAACGCCCTGGCCAATGCCCGGCAACAGCTCAAGACCACCAGCGCCCTGGTGGATGACACCGTGGTGTCGTCCCATCCCGACGTGCAATCCGCCGCCGCGCAATTGCGCCAGGCCTATCTGGCCAATGCCCGCAGCACCTTGATTGCGCCAGTCACCGGTTACGTCGCCAAGCGCACCGTGCAACTGGGTCAGCGGGTGCAGCCGGGCACGGCGCTGATGGCGGTGATCCCGTTGGATCAGTTGTGGATCGATGCCAATTTCAAGGAAACCCAGTTGCGTGACATGCGCATCGGCCAACCGGTGGACATCGAAACCGACCTTTATGGCAGCGATGTGAAGTACAGCGGCACCATCGACAGCCTCGGCGCCGGGACCGGCAGCGCGTTTGCCTTGCTGCCGGCGCAGAACGCCACCGGCAACTGGATCAAGATCGTCCAGCGGGTGCCAGTGCGCATTCATGTCAACGCCGAAGAACTGGCCAAACATCCACTGCGGGTGGGCCTCTCGACCCTGGTCAGCGTCAACCTGCACGACCAGAGCGGCCCGGTGCTGGCCCAACAGCCGCCGCAAAAAGCTTCGTTCAGCACTCAGGTCTACGACCGCCAACTGGCCGACGCCGACGCGATGATCACGCGGCTGATCCATGAAAACAGCGCGGTGGCGAGCAAGACTGCCCAGCGCTGA
- a CDS encoding translocation/assembly module TamB domain-containing protein: MNRGVKITLLALAGLLALVLLALSVMLGTQSGSRWALGLVPGLSVENFQGRLGGQWSADHVLWQQDTRKVELDQVIFAWSPLCLTRMTLCIEQLKADKVSLQLPPSADAPSSGPISLPDLDLPVAIELGDVQVGSLLFNGSEQLEGLQLAAHWTAEGLLIDSVQLQRDALSLKLSGLLKPGGDWPLKAEGRLTLPAPGATPWALDLKVDGDLLKTLNLNADSSGYLQGRLVGELQPLADNLPAKVRISADGFKASADLPDTLLLNQLELTGEGDLKNGYQLLGKATLPAEKGPVALLLQGKVDASGAQIAGLDLNAGDQQSLKLTGQLDWREGLSAEAKIAWLDFPWHRLYPLIDEPQVTLRSFNGEVSYTDGKYLGNFQAALDGPAGAFTLGSPFSGDLTQIHLPQLELAAGQGKAQGHLNLQFADGIAWDTALELSAINPAYWLGELPGTLAGPLRSKGALKNDSLNLDADLDLKGKLRGQPALFQAKASGAGEQWNLSALDIRLGDNRINGTGSLQHKLSGQIDIKLSRLAQLWPQLRGQVMGRIEVAGTLKAPQGKLGLQGTQLAFQDNRLQSLNLDVTLDSAQRGKVDLKASGIRAGETALGVLTLSGQGDIKQQKLTLDLQGPQLDTTLALDGVLDQGNWRGRLASGEVQAGGQAWRLQAPAKLERLANGTLNFGAHCWRSGQASLCGEDQRLMPEPKLRYHLKQFPIESLAQWMPKDFAWQGRLNADLQLDLPATGPNGRILVDASGGTLQVRDKASDKAQWLDFPYQTLTLDSRLTPKRIDTSLNFVGAKLGELMLQAQINPIPASKPLSGSFRLTGLDLSVARPFVPMVETLTGHLNGSGTLSGGLLAPRVNGNLVLSDGEVSGPELPISLEALQMRAMITGEAVQLNGDWRSGKNGQGSLSGNIGWGETLTMNLALKGSQLPVTVEPYAVLDVAPDLNITMQGERLSIAGKVLVPKGEITIRELPPSTVKVSDDTVIVGHQTEEGTTPIAMAMDIDVIVGQEKLAFTGFGLTANVKGQVHIGDNMDTRGELWLNDGRYRAYGQRLTVRRARLLFAGPIDQPYLDIEAIRQTDDVIAGIRLSGSAEQPTTQIFSEPAMSQEQALSYLVLGRPLSSTGEDNNMLAQAALGLGLMGSSGVTTSLANNLGIEDFQLDTQGSGDTTSVVASGNLSEKLSLRYGVGVFEPANTIALRYKLSKKVYLEAASGVASSLDIFYKRDF, encoded by the coding sequence GTGAATCGTGGTGTGAAGATAACGCTGTTGGCACTCGCTGGGTTGCTGGCGTTGGTATTGCTGGCCTTGAGCGTCATGCTGGGCACTCAATCGGGCAGCCGCTGGGCCCTTGGCCTGGTACCGGGGCTGAGCGTAGAAAATTTCCAGGGACGGTTGGGTGGGCAGTGGAGTGCTGACCACGTGCTGTGGCAGCAGGACACCCGCAAAGTGGAGCTCGATCAGGTGATATTCGCCTGGTCGCCGCTGTGCCTGACGCGCATGACGCTGTGCATCGAACAGCTCAAGGCGGACAAGGTCAGTCTGCAATTGCCGCCCTCTGCCGACGCGCCCAGTAGCGGTCCGATCAGCCTGCCTGATTTGGACTTGCCGGTGGCCATCGAACTGGGCGACGTACAGGTCGGCAGTCTGTTGTTCAACGGCAGTGAACAGCTCGAGGGCCTGCAACTGGCCGCTCACTGGACGGCCGAGGGCTTGCTGATCGACTCGGTGCAATTGCAGCGCGACGCGCTGAGCCTGAAGCTGTCCGGCCTGCTGAAACCGGGCGGCGACTGGCCGCTGAAGGCTGAAGGCCGCTTGACCTTGCCGGCGCCGGGTGCCACGCCGTGGGCGCTGGACCTGAAAGTCGACGGCGATCTGCTCAAGACCCTCAACCTCAACGCCGACAGCAGCGGCTACCTGCAAGGCCGCTTGGTCGGTGAGCTGCAACCGCTGGCAGACAATCTACCGGCCAAGGTGCGCATCAGCGCCGACGGCTTCAAGGCCAGCGCCGACCTGCCGGATACCCTGTTGCTCAATCAACTGGAACTGACGGGCGAAGGCGATCTGAAAAACGGCTATCAACTGCTCGGCAAGGCGACGCTGCCCGCCGAAAAAGGCCCGGTGGCGCTGCTGCTCCAAGGCAAGGTGGATGCCAGCGGTGCACAGATCGCCGGCCTCGACCTGAATGCCGGCGACCAGCAAAGTCTGAAGCTCACCGGCCAGCTGGATTGGCGCGAAGGCCTGAGCGCCGAAGCGAAAATCGCCTGGTTGGATTTCCCCTGGCATCGTCTCTATCCGCTGATCGACGAACCGCAGGTGACCCTGCGCAGCTTCAACGGTGAGGTGTCGTATACCGACGGTAAATACCTGGGCAATTTCCAGGCTGCATTGGACGGACCCGCCGGGGCCTTTACCCTGGGTAGCCCGTTCAGCGGCGACCTGACGCAAATCCATTTGCCGCAGCTTGAGCTCGCGGCCGGGCAGGGCAAGGCCCAAGGGCATCTGAACCTGCAATTCGCCGACGGCATCGCCTGGGACACGGCGCTGGAGTTGTCGGCCATCAACCCGGCGTACTGGCTCGGCGAACTGCCCGGCACCCTGGCGGGGCCGTTGCGCAGCAAAGGGGCGCTGAAGAACGACAGCCTCAACCTCGATGCGGACCTGGACCTCAAGGGCAAATTGCGTGGTCAGCCGGCGCTGTTCCAGGCCAAGGCCAGCGGCGCCGGCGAGCAGTGGAACCTCAGCGCCCTGGACATCCGCCTGGGGGATAACCGCATCAACGGCACTGGCAGCCTGCAACACAAACTCAGCGGCCAGATCGACATCAAACTTTCGCGCCTGGCGCAGCTCTGGCCGCAATTGCGCGGCCAGGTCATGGGCCGTATCGAGGTGGCCGGGACACTGAAGGCCCCGCAAGGCAAGCTCGGCCTGCAAGGCACGCAACTGGCGTTCCAGGATAACCGCCTGCAAAGCCTGAACCTGGACGTGACCCTCGACAGTGCGCAACGGGGAAAAGTCGACCTCAAGGCCAGCGGTATCCGCGCTGGCGAAACCGCACTGGGCGTGCTGACGCTTAGCGGGCAGGGCGACATCAAGCAGCAAAAACTCACCCTGGATCTGCAAGGGCCGCAGCTCGACACCACTCTGGCGCTCGATGGCGTCCTCGACCAGGGCAACTGGCGCGGGCGCCTGGCCAGCGGCGAGGTGCAGGCCGGCGGTCAAGCCTGGCGCCTGCAAGCCCCGGCGAAGCTGGAGCGCCTGGCCAATGGCACGCTCAATTTTGGCGCCCACTGTTGGCGTTCCGGCCAGGCCAGCCTGTGTGGCGAAGACCAGCGGTTGATGCCGGAGCCGAAACTGCGTTATCACCTCAAGCAATTTCCCATCGAAAGCCTGGCCCAGTGGATGCCCAAGGATTTTGCCTGGCAGGGGCGGCTCAACGCCGACTTGCAGCTGGATCTGCCGGCCACTGGCCCGAACGGGCGGATCCTGGTGGACGCCAGCGGCGGTACGTTACAGGTTCGGGATAAGGCGAGTGACAAAGCGCAGTGGCTGGACTTCCCGTACCAGACCCTGACGCTGGACAGTCGCCTGACCCCCAAGCGGATCGACACCAGCCTGAATTTCGTCGGCGCCAAACTTGGCGAGCTGATGCTTCAGGCACAGATCAATCCGATTCCGGCCAGCAAACCGCTGAGCGGCTCGTTTCGCCTGACTGGGCTGGACCTGTCGGTGGCCCGGCCGTTCGTGCCGATGGTGGAAACCCTCACCGGCCATCTGAACGGCAGCGGGACGTTATCCGGTGGTTTGCTCGCGCCCCGGGTCAACGGCAACCTCGTGCTCAGCGACGGCGAAGTGTCCGGCCCGGAGCTGCCCATCAGTCTTGAAGCCTTGCAGATGCGGGCGATGATTACCGGCGAAGCGGTGCAACTCAACGGTGACTGGAGAAGTGGCAAGAACGGGCAGGGCAGCCTGAGCGGTAACATCGGCTGGGGCGAGACCCTGACCATGAACCTGGCCCTCAAGGGCTCGCAACTGCCGGTCACCGTCGAACCCTATGCGGTGCTGGATGTAGCGCCGGACCTCAACATCACGATGCAGGGCGAGCGGCTTTCCATTGCCGGCAAGGTCCTGGTGCCCAAGGGCGAGATCACCATCCGCGAACTGCCACCGTCAACCGTCAAGGTGTCGGATGACACGGTGATCGTCGGCCACCAGACCGAAGAGGGCACCACGCCGATCGCCATGGCGATGGACATCGACGTGATCGTCGGCCAGGAAAAACTCGCGTTTACCGGCTTCGGCCTGACGGCCAACGTAAAGGGGCAGGTACACATCGGTGACAACATGGACACCCGCGGCGAACTCTGGCTCAACGACGGTCGTTATCGGGCCTACGGGCAACGGCTGACAGTGCGTCGGGCGCGGCTGCTGTTCGCCGGGCCCATCGACCAGCCCTACCTGGACATCGAAGCGATCCGCCAGACCGACGACGTGATCGCCGGCATCCGCTTGAGCGGCAGCGCCGAACAGCCGACCACGCAGATCTTCTCGGAACCGGCCATGAGCCAGGAGCAGGCATTGTCTTACCTGGTGCTGGGCCGGCCGTTGAGCTCCACGGGCGAGGACAACAACATGCTCGCCCAGGCAGCGTTGGGCCTGGGGCTGATGGGCAGCTCGGGGGTGACCACCAGCCTGGCCAATAACCTGGGGATCGAGGACTTCCAGCTCGACACCCAGGGCAGCGGCGATACCACCAGCGTGGTGGCCAGCGGCAACCTGTCGGAAAAACTCAGCCTGCGCTACGGCGTCGGCGTGTTCGAACCGGCCAACACCATCGCCCTGCGTTACAAACTCAGCAAGAAGGTCTACCTCGAAGCTGCCAGCGGCGTGGCCAGCTCCCTGGACATCTTCTACAAGCGCGATTTCTAA
- a CDS encoding MarR family winged helix-turn-helix transcriptional regulator: MKHFTPDDFHNCHLGMLLGRAALLKDRIIDTHMEPVGITAAQFKVLIIMAQHGIDTPAELCRYLSLDSGSMTRMLDRLEQKGFLVRQRSAEDRRQVRLVLSEAGQALAARLPYIGADAMNQLAGAISHEELQTLEQILKKILLAAGDPITVLRLGDK, translated from the coding sequence ATGAAGCATTTCACCCCAGACGATTTCCACAATTGCCATCTCGGCATGCTGCTCGGCCGTGCCGCGCTGCTCAAGGACCGGATCATCGACACCCACATGGAACCCGTCGGCATCACTGCCGCGCAGTTCAAGGTGTTGATCATCATGGCCCAGCACGGCATCGACACGCCGGCTGAGCTGTGCCGGTACCTGTCCCTGGACAGCGGCTCGATGACGCGGATGCTCGATCGCCTGGAGCAGAAAGGGTTCCTGGTTCGCCAGCGTTCGGCCGAAGACCGCCGACAAGTACGACTGGTGCTGAGCGAAGCCGGCCAGGCCCTTGCCGCTCGCTTGCCGTATATCGGCGCCGACGCCATGAACCAGTTGGCCGGCGCCATCAGCCACGAGGAGCTGCAAACCCTCGAACAAATCCTCAAGAAAATTCTGCTCGCCGCCGGTGATCCCATCACGGTGCTGCGATTGGGGGACAAATGA